DNA sequence from the Gemmatimonas sp. UBA7669 genome:
CTGCTCCAAGGCGCCGTCATTCGAGGGCATGGCCATCGACCCGCCGCGCGACATGCCCGCCTTCACCTTTGTGGACGCCGACAGCAGTCGGGTCGTGCTCGGGCCTGAGCGTGGACGGCCGATGGTGCTGTTCTTCGGCTACACCAACTGCCCCGATGTCTGTCCCACAACCTTGGCCGAGTGGGCGCGGGTGAAGAGCAAACTCGGCCCAGACGCCGGGCGCGTGCGCTTCGTATTCGTGACGGTTGACCCGGATCGCGACACACCCGCAGTGGCCCGTCGCTACGCCCGGCAGTTCGACTCCACGTTTGTGGGAGTCTCGGGAGACCCAGCCACCACCGCCGCCATCATGCAGGCCTACGGCGTGGCCGCAGGGCGCGAGGACGTGGGCAGTGCGGCCGGCTATCTCGTGAGCCATTCATCGCAGGTGTTTCTCGTGAACGGCGCCGGACAACTGGTGGCGCTCTACCCGTTTGGTACACGATGGGAGGCACTGGCCGCCGACCTCACGCAGGTGCTGGAGCAGGAGTCATGATGGGCAAGACCGGTCGGACAATTCCCCTGACTGTTGCGTTCGGCGCCGCACTCCTCGCGGCCTGCGCTGGCGACACACGCAGTGATACGGCGGACAGCACGCGCACCGCGAGTGCACCGCTGGTCGATCAGGCGGAGGTTCGTGACGCCTGGGTCCGGCCTGCCGACTCGGGTGCCATGAGTGCCGCCTACTTCGTACTGCGCACCGGTACGGATTCGATAGTGCTGGTCGGTGTGACGTCGCCTGTGGCGCGCGCCGCCGAGGTGCATGAGTCCATGCAGCACGATGGCACGATGCACATGCAACCGCGACCGTCGCTCACCGTTGCCGCCGGGGATTCGCTGGTGTTCGCACCGGGCGGCCTCCACGTCATGCTCATTGATGTGCTGCGCCCGCTGGCCGAAGGCGACACGGTGTCACTGCTGTTGCGCACTGCAGGTGGGGACTCGCTGCACGTTGCGGCGCCGGTGCGCCGGCCATGACCGGCGACACGCCGGCTGCCGCCACGTTCACGCTGCGCCGGGTGAGCATGCTGGGCGGTGTCCTGCTGGCGACGGCGGCCGTGGTGTGGTTCACCTGGCCACGCCCCGACACACTCATTCGCATCGGCGAGGATGGCGTGGCGGTGGTGGTGGATCGTTTCGGCCGGCTTGCGCCGCTGCCCGATACCGTGGAGGTGGGCGGCAGCGGCACGCGACGCGTCATTCGCGTGGAGAATCGGGACACGGCGAATCACCGGCTGGCGATGTTCAACATTCCGGCCGGGGAGCGCAACGACTACACGGTGCCGCGCGGCGTGTTCGGTGGTGAGTGCTCGGCGCATCCCACCAAGCGGCAACTCACGTTCCGTATCCGCTAGATGTCCAGGTTGCCCGAACGCAGCGCTTGGCCGCCGTCCACCATGAATGCCGCGCTTGACGACGAGCTGCGCGCACTCGAAGCCGCCGGTCTCAAGCGCGCCCTGCGCCAGGTGCAGCAGCGCCGGGGGGGCATGGTCACACTGGGCGGTGAGCGTCTCGCCGACTTTGCCTCCAACGACTATCTCGGCCTCGCCGCCGATCCGCGCATTGCGCGCGCCGCGCAAGCGGTGCTGCAGGCTGAAGGCACCGGCGCGGCGGCCGCGCGACTGATTTCCGGCAATCACCCCATTCACGAAACGCTCGAGCATGCGCTGGCCCGCTTCAAGGGCTGCGACTACACGCTGCTCTTCCCCACCGGCTACATGGTGAATGTCGGAGCCATCGGTGCGCTGGTGGGACGCGGTGACGTGATCTACAGTGATGCCCTCAATCATGCGTCGCTGATTGACGGGTGCCGGCTCTCCCGTGCGGAGGTTCGCGTGTTTCCGCACAATGATGTGGACGCGCTCGAGGCCATGCTGCAATCGGAGCGCACACAATTCCGTCGCGCACTGGTCGTGGTGGAGGGGGTATTCTCCATGGACGGTGACACCTTCCCGCTGGATCGCCTCGTGCCGGTGGCGCGACGTCATCGCGCGTGGACCTACGTGGACGACGCACACGGCTCCGGTGTACTGGGCGACACGGGCGCCGGCGCCATTGAGTCCTGCGGCGTGACGGGTGAGATCGACGTACTCGTGGGCACACTGGGCAAGGCCTTTGGTACGGCCGGCGCGTTTGCCGGTGGTTCACAGGAGTTGGTGGAGCTGCTCGTCAATCGTGCGCGCAGTTTCATCTTCACCACCGGTTCGCCACCCGCACTGGCAGCGGCCACGCTCGAGGCGCTGCGCATCGCGCAGGTGGAACCCTGGCGCCGCGAGTCGGTGCGCGCGCGTTCGCGGCAACTGCGTACGCGTCTTGCCAACGCCGGTCTGCCGGTGGGTGGTGATACCGAAGGACATATCGTGCCCATCGTGGTGGGCGATCCGCTGCGCACGATGGCGGTGGTGGCCGAGTTGCGGCGCCGCGGTTTTCTCGTGGGCGGGGTGCGTCCTCCCACCGTGCCGGCGGGAACCTCGCGGCTTCGCATTTCGCTTTCTGCCGTGCACCCTGTTGAACTGGTCGACGCACTGGCGGCGTCGCTGATCGAACTCCTGCGAGGTTCCTGATGGGCAACCCGATGGCCGATGCCTTCGGAGATGAGGATGCCGGCGCCCCGATCGCGCCCATGCTGCTGCATGATGCGGCGCATGTCTGGCATCCCTACACGCAGCACCTGAACGCGCCGTTGCCGGTGCCCATTGTGCGGGCCGAGGGGAGCTGGCTGTACGACCTGCACGGCAAGCCCCTGCTCGATGCCATTTCGTCGTGGTGGGTCACCACGCATGGCCACTGCCGTCCGGAGATCGTCGAGGCCATCAGCGAGCAGGCGCGGCAGCTGGATCAGGTGATCTTTGCAGGCTTCACGCACGAACCGGCGGCGGCCCTCGCGGCCGAGCTGGTGTCGCGGCTTCCGCGCGGGCTGACGCGCGTGTTCTACTCGGACGATGGCTCGACGGCCGTGGAAGTGGCCATCAAGCTGTCGCTGCAGAGCTTCGCCAACCGCGGCACGCCGCGTCGCCTCGTGGCGGCGCTTGAAAACGCGTACCATGGTGACACGTTTGGTGCCATGGCCGCCGGAGCGCGTGGCGTGTTCACTCACATGTACGAGCCGCTGCTCTTCGACGTGGCGCGGCTGCCCGACCCTTCGCAGGGGGACACGCTGGCGGCGCTCGATGCAC
Encoded proteins:
- the bioF gene encoding 8-amino-7-oxononanoate synthase; amino-acid sequence: MSRLPERSAWPPSTMNAALDDELRALEAAGLKRALRQVQQRRGGMVTLGGERLADFASNDYLGLAADPRIARAAQAVLQAEGTGAAAARLISGNHPIHETLEHALARFKGCDYTLLFPTGYMVNVGAIGALVGRGDVIYSDALNHASLIDGCRLSRAEVRVFPHNDVDALEAMLQSERTQFRRALVVVEGVFSMDGDTFPLDRLVPVARRHRAWTYVDDAHGSGVLGDTGAGAIESCGVTGEIDVLVGTLGKAFGTAGAFAGGSQELVELLVNRARSFIFTTGSPPALAAATLEALRIAQVEPWRRESVRARSRQLRTRLANAGLPVGGDTEGHIVPIVVGDPLRTMAVVAELRRRGFLVGGVRPPTVPAGTSRLRISLSAVHPVELVDALAASLIELLRGS
- a CDS encoding SCO family protein, which produces MAACSKAPSFEGMAIDPPRDMPAFTFVDADSSRVVLGPERGRPMVLFFGYTNCPDVCPTTLAEWARVKSKLGPDAGRVRFVFVTVDPDRDTPAVARRYARQFDSTFVGVSGDPATTAAIMQAYGVAAGREDVGSAAGYLVSHSSQVFLVNGAGQLVALYPFGTRWEALAADLTQVLEQES
- a CDS encoding copper chaperone PCu(A)C yields the protein MMGKTGRTIPLTVAFGAALLAACAGDTRSDTADSTRTASAPLVDQAEVRDAWVRPADSGAMSAAYFVLRTGTDSIVLVGVTSPVARAAEVHESMQHDGTMHMQPRPSLTVAAGDSLVFAPGGLHVMLIDVLRPLAEGDTVSLLLRTAGGDSLHVAAPVRRP